One region of Oxalobacteraceae sp. CFBP 8761 genomic DNA includes:
- the folP gene encoding dihydropteroate synthase, whose product MNKTLQCGQFSFALDGAASLEPVVMGILNITPDSFSDGGRYQGLEFALTHAEAMIRDGATMIDIGGESTRPGSPGVPLDEELRRVMPTLYALRTLDVALSVDTTKPEVMREALIAGADMLNDVNGFRTPGALEAVQDSDCGLCVMHMQATPATMQQAPRYDDVVGDVIAFLSARIDAMTAAGIERSRICVDPGFGFGKTVEHNYALLRGLGRIRDELGLPVLAGMSRKSMIGAVTGRPVEQRTAGSVGAALAAVAQGARIVRVHDVAETVDALKVWHAAMHP is encoded by the coding sequence ATGAACAAGACATTGCAATGCGGCCAATTCAGCTTCGCGCTCGATGGCGCCGCGTCCCTCGAGCCCGTCGTGATGGGCATTCTGAACATCACGCCGGATTCCTTTTCCGACGGCGGTCGCTATCAGGGCCTGGAATTCGCGCTGACGCACGCCGAGGCGATGATCCGCGATGGCGCCACGATGATCGACATCGGCGGCGAGTCGACCCGCCCTGGCTCCCCTGGCGTGCCTCTCGATGAAGAACTGCGCCGCGTGATGCCGACCCTGTACGCGCTGCGCACGCTGGACGTCGCGCTGTCGGTCGATACGACCAAACCTGAAGTGATGCGCGAGGCGCTGATTGCCGGCGCCGACATGCTCAACGACGTCAACGGCTTTCGTACGCCGGGCGCACTGGAAGCGGTGCAGGACAGCGACTGCGGCCTGTGCGTGATGCACATGCAAGCCACGCCAGCCACGATGCAGCAGGCGCCCCGGTATGATGACGTCGTGGGTGACGTGATTGCGTTCCTGAGCGCACGCATTGACGCGATGACTGCGGCCGGCATCGAGCGCAGCCGTATCTGTGTCGACCCGGGCTTTGGCTTTGGCAAGACGGTCGAGCACAACTACGCGTTGCTGCGCGGCCTGGGCCGCATCCGGGATGAACTTGGCTTGCCGGTGCTGGCCGGCATGTCGCGCAAGTCGATGATCGGCGCCGTCACCGGGCGTCCGGTTGAGCAGCGCACCGCCGGTAGTGTCGGCGCGGCATTGGCTGCGGTAGCGCAGGGCGCTAGAATCGTGCGTGTGCATGATGTTGCGGAGACGGTCGATGCGCTGAAGGTATGGCACGCGGCCATGCATCCATAA
- the carB gene encoding carbamoyl-phosphate synthase large subunit encodes MPKRSDIKSILIIGAGPIVIGQAVEFDYSGAQACKALREEGYKVILVNSNPATIMTDPETADVTYIEPITWKVVERIIEKERPDAILPTMGGQTALNCALDLHRHGVLEKYNVELIGATPEAIDKAEDRLKFKNAMTKIGLGSARSGVAHTMEESWVVQREMGFPTIIRPSFTMGGSGGGIAYNEEEFEAICKRGLEASPTSELLIEESLLGWKEYEMEVVRDKNDNCIIICSIENLDPMGVHTGDSITVAPAQTLTDKEYQILRNASIDVLREIGVDTGGSNVQFAINPKDGRMIVIEMNPRVSRSSALASKATGFPIAKVAAKLAVGYTLDELRNDITGGATPASFEPSIDYVVVKIPRFTFEKFPTADKHLTTQMKSVGEVMAMGRTFQESFQKALRGLEVGVDGLNEKTRDREKIEEELGEPGPDRIWYVGDAFAQGFTLEEVHNLTKIDPWFLVQIKEIVDIELWLETQTLESLDKPLLYKLKQKGFADRRLAFLLKVKPEEVRARRHALNIRPVYKRVDTCAAEFSTDTAYMYSTYDEECESNPTDKKKIMVLGGGPNRIGQGIEFDYCCVHAALAMREDGYETIMVNCNPETVSTDYDTSDRLYFESLTLEDVLEIVELEKPVGVIVQYGGQTPLKLALDLEANGVPIIGTSPDMIDAAEDRERFQQLLQELGLRQPPNRTARTEADALALAEEIGYPLVVRPSYVLGGRAMEIVHEQRDLERYMREAVKVSHDSPVLLDRFLNDAIEVDVDCISDGEATFIGGVMEHIEQAGVHSGDSACSLPPYSLTQATIDELKRQTSLMAKALNVVGLMNVQFAIQQKEENGQTVDTVFVLEVNPRASRTVPFVSKATGLQLAKIAARCMVGQTLAQQGITQEVIPPFFSVKEVVFPFVKFPGVDTILGPEMKSTGEVMGVGMTFGEAFVKSQLAAGIKLPRSGTVFLSVKSSDKPRATSVARDLVALGFDLVATKGTAAVIAAAGIPVRAVNKVLEGRPHVVDMIKNREIVMVVNTVEEKRSAIVDSRAIRTSALAAHVVTYTTIAGAEAAIEGMPHIDELRVYDLQGLHKTLN; translated from the coding sequence ATGCCAAAACGTAGTGATATCAAAAGCATCCTGATCATCGGCGCTGGTCCGATCGTCATCGGCCAGGCCGTCGAATTCGACTACTCCGGCGCGCAAGCCTGCAAGGCCCTGCGCGAAGAGGGTTACAAGGTCATCCTGGTGAACTCGAACCCGGCCACGATCATGACCGACCCGGAAACGGCGGACGTGACGTACATCGAGCCGATCACCTGGAAGGTCGTCGAGCGCATCATCGAGAAAGAGCGTCCGGACGCGATCCTGCCAACGATGGGGGGCCAGACCGCACTGAATTGCGCGCTCGACCTGCACCGCCACGGCGTGCTCGAAAAATACAATGTCGAGCTGATCGGCGCGACGCCGGAAGCGATCGACAAGGCCGAAGACCGCCTGAAGTTCAAAAACGCGATGACCAAGATCGGCCTGGGTTCGGCACGCTCGGGCGTGGCGCACACGATGGAAGAATCGTGGGTCGTCCAGCGCGAGATGGGCTTCCCGACCATCATCCGTCCATCGTTCACGATGGGTGGCAGCGGCGGCGGCATCGCTTACAACGAAGAAGAATTCGAAGCGATCTGCAAGCGCGGCCTGGAAGCCTCGCCAACCTCGGAGCTGCTCATCGAAGAGTCGCTGCTCGGTTGGAAAGAGTACGAGATGGAAGTCGTGCGCGACAAGAACGACAACTGCATCATCATCTGCTCGATCGAGAACCTCGATCCGATGGGCGTGCACACGGGCGACTCGATCACCGTCGCACCGGCGCAGACCCTGACCGACAAGGAATACCAGATCCTGCGCAACGCGTCGATCGACGTGCTGCGTGAAATCGGCGTCGACACGGGCGGCTCGAACGTGCAGTTCGCGATCAACCCGAAAGACGGCCGCATGATCGTCATCGAGATGAACCCGCGCGTCTCGCGTTCGTCGGCACTGGCCTCGAAAGCCACCGGCTTCCCGATCGCCAAGGTCGCGGCCAAGTTGGCCGTCGGCTACACGCTCGACGAGCTGCGCAACGACATCACGGGCGGCGCCACGCCAGCCTCGTTCGAACCGTCGATCGACTATGTCGTCGTCAAGATCCCGCGCTTCACGTTCGAGAAATTCCCGACCGCCGACAAGCACCTGACCACGCAGATGAAATCGGTGGGCGAAGTGATGGCCATGGGCCGCACCTTCCAGGAATCGTTCCAGAAAGCGCTGCGCGGCCTCGAAGTGGGCGTCGATGGCCTGAACGAAAAAACGCGCGACCGCGAAAAGATCGAAGAAGAGCTGGGCGAGCCTGGTCCGGACCGCATCTGGTATGTGGGCGATGCGTTTGCCCAAGGCTTCACGCTCGAAGAAGTGCACAACCTGACCAAGATCGATCCGTGGTTCCTCGTGCAGATCAAGGAAATCGTCGACATCGAGCTGTGGCTCGAGACGCAGACGCTGGAAAGCCTGGACAAGCCGCTGCTGTACAAGCTCAAGCAAAAAGGTTTTGCTGACCGTCGCCTGGCCTTCCTGCTGAAGGTCAAGCCGGAAGAAGTGCGCGCGCGCCGTCATGCGCTGAATATCCGTCCGGTCTACAAGCGCGTCGACACCTGCGCGGCCGAGTTCTCGACCGACACCGCGTACATGTACTCGACGTACGACGAAGAGTGCGAGTCGAACCCGACCGATAAGAAGAAGATCATGGTGCTGGGCGGCGGTCCGAACCGCATTGGCCAGGGCATCGAGTTCGACTACTGCTGCGTCCACGCTGCCCTCGCAATGCGCGAAGACGGCTACGAGACCATCATGGTCAACTGCAATCCAGAGACGGTTTCGACCGACTACGACACGTCGGATCGCCTGTACTTCGAATCGCTGACGCTGGAAGACGTGCTGGAAATCGTCGAGCTCGAAAAGCCGGTCGGTGTCATCGTGCAATACGGCGGCCAGACTCCGTTGAAGCTGGCGCTCGACCTGGAAGCCAACGGCGTGCCGATCATCGGCACCTCGCCGGACATGATCGACGCCGCCGAAGACCGCGAGCGCTTCCAGCAGCTGCTGCAAGAGCTGGGCCTGCGCCAGCCGCCAAACCGCACCGCCCGCACCGAAGCCGACGCGCTGGCGCTGGCCGAAGAAATCGGGTATCCGCTGGTCGTGCGTCCATCGTACGTGCTGGGTGGCCGCGCGATGGAAATCGTCCACGAGCAGCGTGACCTCGAGCGCTACATGCGCGAAGCGGTCAAGGTCTCGCACGATTCGCCGGTGCTGCTCGACCGCTTCCTGAACGACGCCATCGAAGTCGACGTCGACTGCATCTCGGACGGCGAAGCCACCTTCATCGGCGGCGTGATGGAACACATCGAACAGGCTGGCGTGCACTCGGGCGACTCGGCCTGCTCGCTGCCACCGTATTCGCTGACGCAAGCGACGATCGATGAGCTCAAGCGCCAGACCTCGCTGATGGCCAAGGCCCTGAACGTGGTCGGCCTGATGAACGTGCAGTTCGCGATCCAGCAGAAGGAAGAAAACGGTCAAACGGTTGATACTGTTTTTGTGCTGGAAGTGAACCCGCGTGCGTCGCGCACCGTGCCGTTCGTCTCGAAAGCCACCGGCCTGCAGCTGGCAAAGATCGCCGCGCGCTGCATGGTTGGCCAGACGCTGGCGCAGCAGGGCATCACGCAGGAAGTGATCCCGCCGTTCTTCAGCGTGAAGGAAGTCGTGTTCCCATTCGTGAAATTCCCGGGCGTCGACACCATCCTGGGCCCGGAGATGAAATCGACCGGCGAAGTGATGGGCGTTGGCATGACCTTCGGCGAAGCCTTCGTCAAGTCGCAGCTGGCAGCCGGCATCAAGCTGCCGCGCTCGGGCACCGTGTTCCTGTCGGTGAAGTCCTCCGACAAGCCACGCGCAACGAGCGTGGCACGTGACCTGGTGGCGCTGGGCTTCGACCTGGTCGCAACCAAGGGCACGGCCGCCGTGATCGCCGCCGCCGGGATTCCGGTGCGCGCCGTGAACAAGGTGCTGGAAGGCCGTCCGCACGTCGTCGACATGATCAAGAACCGCGAAATCGTCATGGTCGTCAACACGGTTGAAGAAAAGCGCAGTGCCATCGTCGACTCGCGCGCGATCCGCACGTCGGCGCTGGCCGCCCACGTGGTGACCTACACGACGATCGCCGGCGCCGAAGCGGCCATTGAAGGCATGCCGCATATCGACGAACTGCGTGTGTATGATTTACAAGGTCTGCATAAAACCTTAAACTAA
- a CDS encoding DUF4149 domain-containing protein, with protein MDSAAQGLAAGQAPGRAGRLPAARLLVAALWTGSLWALGYIAAPTAFKVLGSGQAGDLVAVLLTRQAWLSIGCAVVLALLLWRSTDLAPQRRRFLGWLVIAMLACALVIFVGLQPGMAHLRVLAGEAGVRASPYWTQFAVMHGVSQVFHMIQSVLGAWLLVKLR; from the coding sequence ATGGACAGCGCCGCGCAGGGGCTCGCAGCAGGTCAGGCACCAGGCCGGGCGGGGCGCCTGCCGGCGGCGCGCCTGCTGGTGGCGGCGCTGTGGACCGGCAGCCTGTGGGCGCTGGGCTATATCGCCGCGCCAACAGCCTTCAAGGTGCTCGGCAGCGGGCAGGCCGGGGATCTGGTCGCCGTGCTGCTCACGCGCCAGGCGTGGTTGTCGATCGGCTGTGCGGTTGTGCTGGCGCTCTTGCTGTGGCGCTCGACCGACCTCGCCCCGCAGCGCCGGCGCTTTCTGGGCTGGCTCGTGATCGCGATGCTGGCGTGCGCGCTGGTGATTTTCGTGGGCTTGCAGCCCGGGATGGCACATCTGCGCGTGCTGGCCGGTGAGGCCGGGGTGCGTGCGTCGCCGTACTGGACGCAGTTTGCGGTCATGCATGGCGTGTCGCAGGTGTTTCACATGATCCAGAGCGTGCTGGGGGCATGGTTGCTCGTCAAGCTGCGGTGA
- the glmM gene encoding phosphoglucosamine mutase translates to MARKYFGTDGIRGLVGAAPITPDFVMRLGYAAGTVLAKGKKSSSGRPVVLIGKDTRISGYMLEAALESGFSAAGVDVMLAGPMPTPAIAYLTRALRLQAGVVISASHNPFQDNGIKFFSGHGTKLPDAVELEIEDAIDQPMGCVSSDKLGRVSRLRDAQGRYIEFCKSTFPNELDLRGLKIVVDSAHGAAYNIAPHVFHELGAEVISIGAQPDGFNINAGFGATAPQALSEAVVANKADLGIALDGDADRLIMVDATGRVYNGDELLYVMVRDRMSTGPVAGAVGTLMTNMALEVAFKEMGIGFARAKVGDRYVLEVMRERGWLFGGEGSGHLLALDKHTTGDGIVSALQVLSALVRGNKSLAECCNELTLFPQTLINKKVAPGFDWTADAAMVAEKEAVERELGDNGRVLIRASGTEPLIRVMVEAKEAELADSLARRIAATLSA, encoded by the coding sequence ATGGCACGGAAATATTTCGGCACCGATGGCATTCGCGGCCTCGTGGGCGCAGCACCAATCACCCCTGATTTCGTCATGCGCCTTGGCTACGCTGCCGGCACCGTGCTGGCAAAGGGCAAAAAATCTAGCAGCGGCCGGCCCGTCGTCCTGATCGGCAAAGACACGCGTATCTCGGGCTATATGCTCGAGGCCGCGCTGGAGTCGGGCTTCTCGGCGGCCGGTGTGGACGTGATGCTGGCTGGCCCGATGCCGACCCCGGCCATCGCTTACCTGACGCGCGCACTGCGCCTGCAGGCCGGCGTCGTGATCTCGGCGTCGCACAACCCGTTCCAGGACAACGGCATCAAGTTCTTCTCCGGCCATGGCACCAAGCTGCCAGACGCGGTGGAACTGGAAATCGAAGACGCCATTGACCAGCCGATGGGCTGCGTGTCGTCGGACAAGCTGGGCCGCGTATCGCGCCTGCGCGACGCCCAGGGCCGCTACATCGAATTCTGCAAGAGCACGTTCCCGAACGAGCTCGACCTGCGCGGCCTGAAGATCGTCGTCGACAGCGCCCACGGCGCCGCCTACAACATCGCTCCGCACGTGTTCCATGAGCTGGGCGCCGAAGTCATTTCCATCGGTGCCCAGCCGGACGGCTTCAATATCAACGCCGGCTTTGGCGCCACCGCGCCACAGGCGCTGTCGGAAGCCGTCGTCGCCAACAAGGCCGACCTGGGCATCGCGCTCGATGGCGACGCCGACCGCCTGATCATGGTCGACGCCACCGGCCGCGTCTACAACGGCGACGAGCTGCTGTACGTGATGGTGCGCGACCGCATGAGCACCGGCCCCGTGGCCGGCGCCGTGGGTACCCTGATGACGAATATGGCGCTCGAAGTGGCGTTCAAGGAAATGGGCATCGGCTTTGCGCGCGCCAAGGTGGGCGACCGCTATGTGCTCGAAGTCATGAGGGAGCGTGGCTGGCTGTTCGGCGGAGAGGGTTCGGGCCATCTGCTGGCACTGGACAAGCACACCACCGGCGACGGCATCGTCTCGGCCCTGCAGGTGCTGTCGGCGCTGGTACGCGGCAACAAGTCGCTGGCCGAATGCTGCAACGAACTGACGTTGTTCCCGCAAACCTTGATCAACAAGAAAGTCGCACCGGGCTTTGACTGGACGGCCGATGCGGCGATGGTCGCCGAAAAGGAAGCGGTCGAGCGCGAGCTGGGCGACAACGGTCGTGTGCTGATCCGCGCATCGGGCACCGAGCCATTGATCCGGGTTATGGTCGAGGCGAAAGAAGCGGAACTTGCCGACAGCCTGGCACGCCGGATTGCGGCCACGTTGTCGGCATAA
- the ftsH gene encoding ATP-dependent zinc metalloprotease FtsH, which produces MFSKSAIWVVVALLLFMLFKQFDTHSVAGGSKTIAYSELLDEVKSRRIKEVLIEGTNITATRADDTKVRATATGLDRGLIGDLREYGVRFDVKPPEEPSFLQQVFISWFPMLLLIGVWVFFMRQMQGGGKGGAFSFGKSKARMLDETNNTVTFSDVAGCDEAKEEVSEIVDFLRDPTKFQKLGGRIPRGVLMVGPPGTGKTLLARAIAGEAKVPFFSISGSDFVEMFVGVGASRVRDMFENAKKHSPCIIFIDEIDAVGRHRGAGMGGGNDEREQTLNQLLVEMDGFEAQSGVIVIAATNRADVLDKALLRPGRFDRQVMVGLPDIRGREQILNVHMRKVPIGTDVKSDILARGTPGFSGADLANLVNEAALFAARRSKRLVEMIDFEDAKDKIFMGPERKSMVIREEERRNTAYHESGHAVIAKLLPKADPVHKVTIMPRGYALGLTWQLPEHDALSGYKDKMLEEISILFGGRIAEEIFVGQMSTGASNDFSRATKLARSMVTRFGMSDSMGVMVYEDSENEGFFGGATKTISEATQQKVDAEIRAILDTQYALARRLLEENRDKVEMMTKALLDWETIDADQINDIMAGQEPRKPTTVLTKRTPPGDSGPGGVAPNATAPA; this is translated from the coding sequence ATGTTTTCCAAATCCGCCATCTGGGTGGTCGTCGCGCTGCTGTTGTTCATGCTGTTCAAGCAGTTTGACACCCACAGCGTCGCTGGCGGCAGCAAGACCATCGCTTATTCCGAGTTGCTCGATGAAGTGAAGTCGCGCCGCATCAAGGAAGTGCTGATCGAGGGCACCAACATCACCGCCACCCGCGCTGATGACACCAAGGTGCGCGCGACCGCCACCGGTCTCGACCGTGGCCTGATCGGTGACCTGCGCGAGTACGGCGTGCGCTTCGATGTCAAGCCACCAGAAGAGCCTTCGTTCCTGCAACAGGTCTTCATTTCGTGGTTCCCGATGCTTCTGCTGATCGGCGTCTGGGTGTTCTTTATGCGCCAAATGCAGGGCGGCGGCAAGGGCGGCGCGTTCTCCTTCGGCAAGTCGAAGGCACGCATGCTCGACGAAACCAACAACACCGTGACTTTCTCTGACGTCGCCGGTTGCGATGAAGCGAAAGAAGAAGTCTCCGAGATCGTCGACTTCCTGCGCGATCCAACCAAGTTCCAGAAACTGGGCGGCCGTATCCCGCGCGGCGTGCTGATGGTCGGTCCTCCAGGTACCGGTAAAACGCTGCTGGCCCGCGCCATCGCTGGCGAAGCCAAAGTGCCGTTCTTCTCGATTTCGGGTTCCGACTTCGTCGAGATGTTCGTCGGCGTCGGTGCAAGCCGTGTGCGCGACATGTTCGAGAACGCCAAAAAGCATTCGCCATGCATCATCTTCATCGACGAGATCGACGCTGTCGGTCGTCATCGCGGCGCCGGCATGGGCGGCGGTAACGACGAACGTGAACAAACGCTGAACCAGCTGCTGGTCGAGATGGATGGCTTTGAAGCGCAATCGGGCGTGATCGTCATCGCTGCGACCAACCGCGCCGATGTGCTGGACAAAGCGCTGCTGCGTCCGGGCCGTTTCGACCGCCAGGTGATGGTGGGCCTGCCGGATATCCGCGGCCGCGAACAGATCCTGAACGTGCACATGCGCAAAGTGCCGATCGGCACCGACGTCAAGTCCGACATCCTGGCCCGCGGTACGCCTGGTTTCTCGGGCGCTGATCTGGCCAATCTGGTCAATGAAGCGGCGCTGTTCGCAGCCCGCCGCAGCAAGCGCTTGGTCGAGATGATCGATTTTGAAGATGCGAAAGACAAGATCTTCATGGGCCCGGAGCGCAAGTCGATGGTCATCCGCGAGGAAGAGCGCCGCAACACGGCCTATCACGAGTCGGGCCACGCGGTGATCGCCAAGCTGTTGCCAAAGGCCGATCCGGTGCACAAGGTCACGATCATGCCGCGTGGTTATGCGCTCGGCCTGACCTGGCAGCTGCCTGAGCACGATGCACTGTCGGGCTATAAAGACAAGATGCTCGAGGAAATCTCGATCCTGTTCGGTGGTCGTATTGCCGAAGAGATCTTTGTCGGTCAGATGTCTACCGGCGCGTCGAATGACTTCTCGCGTGCAACCAAGCTGGCGCGCTCGATGGTGACCCGCTTCGGCATGTCCGACAGCATGGGCGTCATGGTCTACGAAGACAGCGAGAACGAAGGCTTCTTCGGCGGCGCTACCAAGACCATTTCGGAAGCGACCCAGCAAAAGGTCGATGCCGAGATCCGCGCGATCCTCGATACGCAGTACGCCCTGGCGCGTCGCCTGCTGGAAGAGAATCGCGACAAGGTCGAGATGATGACGAAGGCGCTGCTCGACTGGGAAACCATCGATGCCGACCAGATCAACGACATCATGGCGGGCCAGGAGCCACGCAAGCCGACGACGGTGCTGACCAAGCGCACGCCGCCAGGTGACAGCGGCCCTGGTGGTGTGGCGCCAAACGCCACTGCACCAGCCTGA
- the greA gene encoding transcription elongation factor GreA, which translates to MTTPLTKFGAELLKEELHQLKTKERRSVIDAIAEARSHGDLSENAEYDAAKERQAFVEGRIAELESKLSTSQVIDPTTLDAEGRVVFAATVDLEDLDSSQKVTYQIVGMDEADLKMNKVSITSPIARALIGKYAGDVVEVQAPSGPREYEILEVRYI; encoded by the coding sequence ATGACCACACCACTGACCAAATTCGGCGCAGAACTCCTGAAAGAAGAGCTGCACCAGCTCAAGACGAAGGAACGCCGCAGCGTGATCGACGCGATCGCCGAAGCGCGTTCGCATGGCGACCTGTCCGAGAACGCCGAATACGACGCCGCCAAGGAGCGCCAGGCGTTCGTCGAAGGCCGTATCGCCGAGCTGGAAAGCAAGCTGAGCACCTCGCAGGTGATCGACCCGACCACGCTCGACGCCGAAGGCCGCGTGGTGTTCGCCGCCACCGTCGACCTGGAAGACCTCGATTCGAGCCAGAAGGTCACATACCAGATCGTCGGCATGGACGAAGCCGACCTCAAGATGAACAAGGTCTCGATCACGTCGCCCATCGCGCGCGCGCTGATCGGCAAATACGCCGGTGACGTCGTTGAAGTGCAGGCGCCGTCCGGCCCGCGCGAATACGAAATCCTGGAAGTGCGCTACATCTGA
- the yhbY gene encoding ribosome assembly RNA-binding protein YhbY has translation MLKLTPAERSALRAEAHGLNPVVMIGADGLTESVMKEVANSLDSHGLIKVRVFGDDREARVAMYDKISADLDAAQVQHIGKLLVLYRPKVETAKERSSKAGPGMREVTIVKASASGTKKPSVTKVMLKGNERVTAGGNIKRAKPRQTSSKKSSLNK, from the coding sequence ATGCTTAAACTCACTCCGGCCGAGCGCAGTGCTCTGCGCGCAGAAGCCCACGGGCTCAATCCTGTTGTCATGATCGGCGCCGACGGCCTGACCGAATCCGTGATGAAGGAAGTCGCCAACAGCCTCGACTCGCACGGCCTGATCAAGGTGCGCGTGTTCGGTGACGACCGCGAAGCGCGCGTTGCCATGTACGACAAGATCAGCGCCGACCTCGACGCGGCCCAGGTCCAGCACATCGGCAAGCTGTTGGTGCTGTACCGTCCGAAGGTCGAGACGGCCAAGGAACGCAGCAGCAAGGCCGGCCCGGGTATGCGCGAAGTCACGATCGTCAAGGCCAGCGCCAGCGGCACCAAGAAGCCGAGCGTCACCAAGGTCATGCTCAAGGGTAACGAACGCGTCACGGCAGGCGGCAACATCAAGCGTGCCAAGCCGCGTCAGACCAGCTCCAAGAAGAGCTCGCTGAACAAGTAA
- a CDS encoding RlmE family RNA methyltransferase: protein MAKNKLNKNWLHDHINDPYVKLAQKEGYRARAAYKLKEIDEAEKLIKSGNVVVDLGCTPGSWAQYTRRKLAGKDGGGIHGTIIGLDILPMEPVADVQYIQGDFREEEVLTQLDVVLADRKVDVVLSDMAPNLSGIGHADAARMEHLIDLAIEFSQAHLKPGGALLVKCFKDMGFTQILEKFRLEFTTVKQIKPKASRDKSSEIFLLGRGLKNPSA from the coding sequence ATGGCCAAGAACAAATTAAACAAAAACTGGTTACACGACCATATTAACGATCCCTATGTCAAACTCGCGCAAAAAGAGGGCTACCGCGCCCGTGCCGCCTACAAACTGAAAGAAATCGACGAAGCTGAAAAACTCATCAAGTCGGGCAATGTTGTTGTCGACCTTGGCTGCACGCCAGGCAGCTGGGCCCAGTACACGCGGCGCAAGCTGGCCGGCAAGGACGGCGGCGGCATCCACGGCACCATCATCGGTCTGGATATTTTGCCAATGGAGCCGGTCGCCGATGTTCAATATATCCAGGGCGATTTCCGCGAAGAAGAGGTGCTGACGCAGCTCGACGTCGTGCTGGCCGATCGCAAAGTCGACGTGGTGCTGTCGGACATGGCGCCGAACCTGTCGGGTATCGGCCACGCCGACGCGGCCCGCATGGAACATCTGATCGATCTGGCGATCGAATTCTCGCAGGCGCATCTGAAGCCGGGTGGCGCGCTGCTGGTGAAGTGTTTCAAGGACATGGGTTTTACCCAGATTCTGGAGAAATTCCGCCTCGAGTTTACGACAGTGAAGCAAATCAAACCCAAGGCCAGCCGCGATAAATCGTCCGAGATTTTCCTGCTGGGCAGGGGTCTGAAAAATCCGAGTGCGTAA
- a CDS encoding acyltransferase yields the protein MSSNKLEGIQILRGYAAMLVVVTHLWSVGVISSALKFSRIGGLGVDIFFVISGFIMCYSLRDPISSSDSVEFLKKRVFRVYPIYLLVLTPFLIQYLNQVTTPVDTLMIIGNLLLSPSFSGGSEYRMLVGPAWTLTYELLFYMLFAGAMFSSRSKDRAIYTVIIMIVLMVTLINLLGVKGERLQWSNFQYIVGDTLLFNFVIGCLCYFVWRKYGHAVFSFWTAFGAALVLTVVSLGLSKFGLPRVLSLGLPAGAIVLVFLFAEFENRNLTRPLLFLGSASYSIYLVHAIIAHWKHLLIGASAHENDLTGIFLTGMALAAGCIFYVVVENPLSRVLNAQTRRPSAPEIPVRQS from the coding sequence ATGTCGTCTAATAAATTGGAGGGAATACAAATCCTCAGGGGTTACGCCGCGATGCTTGTTGTGGTTACGCATTTGTGGAGTGTTGGAGTGATTTCGTCGGCCCTTAAATTTAGTCGCATTGGTGGGCTCGGCGTAGATATTTTCTTCGTTATCAGTGGGTTTATCATGTGCTATTCGCTGAGAGATCCGATTTCCTCCAGCGACAGTGTCGAATTCTTGAAGAAGCGTGTATTCCGGGTCTACCCGATATACCTTCTGGTATTGACTCCCTTTTTGATTCAGTACCTTAATCAAGTTACGACACCTGTAGACACCCTAATGATTATCGGGAATCTACTCTTGTCGCCATCATTCTCGGGTGGGTCGGAGTACCGAATGCTTGTAGGTCCGGCTTGGACGCTGACCTATGAACTCTTATTTTATATGTTGTTTGCAGGAGCGATGTTTTCGTCAAGATCAAAAGACCGCGCGATTTACACTGTTATTATCATGATCGTGCTAATGGTAACCCTCATTAACCTTTTAGGCGTAAAAGGTGAGCGTCTTCAGTGGTCGAATTTCCAGTACATAGTAGGAGATACCTTATTGTTTAATTTCGTGATAGGGTGCTTGTGCTACTTCGTGTGGCGAAAATATGGGCACGCAGTTTTTTCTTTCTGGACAGCGTTTGGCGCTGCTCTGGTGCTCACCGTAGTTTCATTGGGCCTCTCGAAGTTTGGACTTCCCCGCGTCTTGAGTTTGGGCCTTCCTGCAGGTGCCATCGTGCTCGTATTCTTATTCGCTGAATTTGAAAATAGAAATTTGACGAGGCCATTGTTGTTCCTAGGTAGCGCCTCCTACAGTATTTACTTGGTCCATGCAATAATTGCACATTGGAAGCATTTACTCATTGGAGCATCTGCGCACGAAAACGACCTGACCGGGATTTTTCTTACAGGTATGGCGTTGGCGGCCGGTTGTATCTTCTACGTGGTTGTCGAGAATCCGCTCAGCCGCGTTCTGAATGCGCAAACCAGGCGCCCCTCTGCTCCAGAAATCCCTGTACGGCAAAGCTGA